From Pyrenophora tritici-repentis strain M4 chromosome 1, whole genome shotgun sequence, the proteins below share one genomic window:
- a CDS encoding solute carrier family 25 member 38: MSDGGKSSSSYFHFFAGLNSGILSAVLLQPADLLKTRVQQSRSSTLFGTIQSIASGPNPVRQFWRGTLPSTLRTGFGSAIYFSSLNALRHRASLGAAGRADAAAKGAEHSSSLPKLSNTANLATGAFARTWAGFIMMPITVLKVRYESNLYAYNSLFTASRDIFRTEGLKGFFAGFGATAVRDAPYAGLYVLFYEQSKRKLSSLATKIEQTSGASTKLSTSTSAGINFVSGVAAAGLGTTITNPFDAIKTRIQLMPERYGNMVQATKKMYMEEGLRCFFDGLGIRIARKAVSSALAWTLYEELIRRAETLKEVVEDKI, encoded by the exons ATGTCAGATGGCGGAAAGTCCTCGTCGTCTTATT TCCACTTCTTCGCAGGCCTGAACTCTGGCATTCTCTCGGCAGTACTCCTCCAACCCGCCGACCTTCTCAAAACGCGCGTTCAACAATCGCGCTCAAGCACCCTCTTTGGCACCATACAATCCATAGCCAGCGGACCAAACCCCGTACGGCAATTCTGGAGGGGAACACTACCAAGCACACTACGTACAGGCTTTGGGTCTGCCATATACTTCTCCAGCCTCAATGCGCTGCGTCACCGAGCGAGTTTAGGAGCCGCGGGGAGGGCAGATGCAGCGGCCAAGGGAGCAGAGCATTCGAGCTCGCTGCCAAAATTAAGCAACACGGCCAATTTGGCGACAGGCGCTTTTGCGCGAACATGGGCAGGCTTCATCATGATGCCGATAACGGTGCTTAAAGTCCGATATGAGAGTAACCTGTACGCCTACAACTCGCTCTTCACGGCATCAAGAGACATATTCCGCACAGAGGGGCTCAAGGGCTTCTTTGCCGGGTTTGGAGCAACCGCAGTTCGCGATGCACCCTATGCGGGGCTATATGTCCTCTTCTACGAGCAGTCGAAGAGAAAGCTTTCTAGCCTTGCAACAAAGATTGAACAGACATCCGGCGCATCCACCAAGCTTTCCACCAGCACGTCTGCAGGTATAAACTTTGTCTCGGGTGTCGCCGCAGCTGGACTAGGAACGACGATTACCAACCCGTTCGATGCCATCAAGACGCGCATCCAGCTCATGCCCGAACGATATGGAAACATGGTACAGGCGACTAAGAAGATGTACATGGAAGAGGGCCTGCGTTGCTTTTTCGACGGCCTAGGTATTCGGATCGCGAGAAAGGCAGTCAGTAGTGCGCTTGCTTGGACACTGTATGAGGAGCTCATTCGCCGAGCGGAAACTCTGAAGGAGGTGGTTGAGGATAAGATCTAA
- a CDS encoding SPS1, Serine-threonine protein kinase translates to MAMADATKPVVVNAPEPPQRVESSGSGSSGDSDDHAQLGTAGIEDGQYNFAPPVEATSAVDQVAPLREPTYSWNSNAPSRNRGPQIMTDVPPAVPQINGNANANGTTSSTRGPRPSAVRTPSNAYAPARRPQQFSLNSNSHRPRNNSATRSRRNNPNAEYRAQEQAYVQRIRQEDQQDDFFDPALRTPSLGYSTDSETEDESPSTAEYVENDPYDQETLLYYGNDDMQPSIEELKIPANRERLEWHSMLASVLTGDVVKQEKKRLIGSTEQQGDSTMKAEIWMGIRAKVCGRSLQAQRRIVDDTRSKIRANLDSIISFEVGGEAEAGQTAAQQVEDIVKKIEKVESAYPTRQALELAYPKAASQPYKDACDAVIAWHNTIALINTEMSILKKWVGNEELDFTKPRPRSSQDHHLTDESSFIDRILKEDGLKSLQGDTNLLAPLEKVIQKAKNTLIANAEGFADRHLPPYIEELLTLINFPSRLLQEIIRVRLSYAKKIKDPSQQGVMMAEQMIAQFQILLAMAGQVKESYMAISRPEPGWDLPPCIEENFDTVVLDALKFYFKMLNWKLAANKNTFKEAEILEQEWDFCNKLGRQLQGGDVETAEQFSVLTSKSLTRLSAHFERELQRRPDELTGSEMEKRYKQILDSVRVRQRKLFRFSRILTQRFENCTEFNINNIDLDEEQLHELYESLVVTGHFLVETTGGNNNGVYIVASPTALDRPNDIQSLLTTCYHAEEAPEDPSNPYVLIIRPEQHLYWPGKKMSANIIEPHLDLKPGRLRLVADGSQQRLANANMSFLSSIGIELNILIDQRANLPRVNAELQKIKKTAYKLSNTIMDSVEIVRRQTVGLDCQDLIQTCFAFATEFGQRSVLYMDYNRRAMNNIKLTRLALDWVSFICDDCIASDRKTFRWAVVALEFAMMMTRGQNILSISEEEYSQLRLKVAGCMSVLISHFDIMGARSTIAAQAERQRLNAIAGKSLLDPKNAKDDDESIEMTQQQWMQRLEEIDSFRKDKEAERQALGRVLEDSNEADRALTYLSSSATNVTLRWQQGQFVGGGTFGSVYAAMNLDSNHLMAVKEIRLQDPQLIPTIVAQIRDEMGVLQVLDHPNIVSYYGIEPHRDKVYIFMEYCSGGSLAGLLEHGRIEDETVIMVYALQMLEGLAYLHDAGVVHRDIKPENILLDHNGVIKFVDFGAAKLIARQGRTLAAEHNATRQGRQRSMTGTPMYMSPEVIRGGSTGRHGAVDIWSLGCVILEMATGRRPWASMDNEWAIMYHIAQGDPPQLPSKEQLSDTGIDFLKKCFDRDPNKRASAVELLQHEWIMTLRAQLSLEPATPTDSNSSSGTPQSSRHNSTYN, encoded by the exons ATGGCCATGGCCGACGCGACCAAGCCCGTCGTCGTCAACGCGCCCGAACCCCCCCAGCGAGTCGAGAGCTCAGGGTCTGGCTCGTCAGGCGATTCCGATGATCATGCTCAGCTTGGCACTGCTGGCATCGAAGACGGCCAGTACAATTTTGCGCCTCCAGTCGAAGCAACGAGTGCCGTCGACCAAGTAGCTCCTCTGCGAGAGCCAACCTACAGCTGGAACAGCAACGCCCCGTCACGCAACCGTGGACCTCAGATCATGACCGACGTGCCACCAGCAGTGCCCCAGATCAACGGCAACGCCAACGCCAACGGCACCACGTCGTCGACCAGAGGGCCCCGTCCGTCCGCCGTGCGCACTCCCAGCAATGCCTACGCACCTGCCCGCCGCCCCCAGCAGTTCTCGCTCAATTCAAACAGCCACCGCCCACGCAACAACTCGGCCACACGGTCGCGGCGTAACAATCCCAATGCCGAGTACCGCGCCCAGGAACAGGCCTATGTGCAGCGCATCCGCCAGGAAGACCAGCAGGACGACTTCTTCGACCCGGCCCTGCGCACTCCCAGCTTGGGCTACAGCACCGACTCCGAGACGGAAGATGAGTCGCCATCGACGGCCGAGTATGTCGAAAACGACCCTTACGACCAGGAAACGCTGCTTTACTATGGCAATGATGACATGCAGCCCTCGATTGAGGAGCTCAAGATCCCCGCCAACCGCGAGCGTCTTGAGTGGCACTCGATGCTGGCCAGCGTGCTCACGGGCGACGTGGTCAAGCAGGAGAAGAAGCGGCTGATTGGCAGCACCGAGCAGCAGGGAGACAGCACCATGAAGGCTGAGATCTGGATGGGCATCCGTGCCAAAGTGTGCGGGCGCTCACTGCAGGCACAACGGCGCATAGTAGACGACACAAGGAGCAAGATCCGCGCCAACCTCGACAGTATCATCTCGTTTGAGGTCGGAGGTGAGGCCGAGGCAGGCCAGACGGCCGCGCAGCAGGTTGAGGACATTGTCAAGAAGATTGAAAAGGTCGAGAGCGCCTACCCCACGCGACAGGCGCTTGAGTTGGCATATCCAAAGGCAGCCTCGCAGCCCTACAAGGACGCCTGCGACGCCGTCATCGCCTGGCACAACACCATTGCCCTCATCAACACGGAAATGTCCATCCTGAAGAAGTGGGTTGGCAACGAGGAACTCGACTTCACAAAGCCCCGGCCACGCTCGTCGCAGGACCATCACCTGACCGACGAGTCTTCGTTTATTGACCGGATACTCAAGGAGGATGGTCTCAAGTCACTCCAGGGAGATACAAACCTACTCGCTCCACTAGAAAAGGTGATCCAAAAGGCCAAGAACACCCTCATCGCCAACGCCGAGGGTTTCGCCGACAGACATCTTCCGCCCTACATCGAAGAATTACTCACCCTCATCAACTTCCCCTCGCGTCTGCTCCAGGAGATCATCCGCGTTAGGTTATCCTACGCTAAGAAGATCAAGGATCCTTCACAACAGGGCGTCATGATGGCGGAACAGATGATCGCCCAGTTCCAGATCCTGCTCGCCATGGCTGGACAGGTCAAGGAGAGCTACATGGCCATCTCGCGGCCAGAACCCGGCTGGGATCTGCCTCCGTGCATCGAGGAGAACTTTGACACCGTCGTCTTGGATGCGCTCAAGTTCTACTTTAAGATGCTGAACTGGAAGTTGGCCGCAAACAAGAACACTTTCAAGGAGGCTGAAATCTTGGAACAAGAATGGGACTTTTGCAACAAGCTCGGCAGGCAACTGCAGGGAGGCGATGTCGAGACCGCAGAGCAGTTTAGTGTCCTCACTTCAAAGTCGCTCACTCGTCTCAGCGCGCACTTCGAACGAGAGTTGCAGCGTCGGCCAGACGAGCTCACCGGATCTGAGATGGAAAAGAGGTACAAGCAAATACTGGATTCCGTCCGTGTTCGACAGCGTAAGCTGTTCCGTTTCTCCAGGATCTTGACACAGCGGTTCGAAAACTGTACAGAGTTCAACATCAACAATATCGACTTGGACGAGGAACAACTGCATGAGCTGTACGAATCCTTGGTCGTGACCGGACACTTCCTCGTCGAGACGACTGGTGGTAACAACAACGGCGTCTACATTGTCGCGTCGCCAACCGCACTTGACCGGCCAAACGACATCCAATCGCTTCTCACCACTTGTTACCACGCCGAAGAGGCCCCAGAGGATCCATCGAACCCATACGTCTTGATCATCAGACCAGAGCAACATCTTTACTGGCCAGGCAAGAAGATGTCCGCCAACATTATTGAACCCCATCTCGATCTCAAGCCTGGCCGCTTGCGCCTCGTTGCCGATGGCTCTCAGCAACGGCTGGCCAACGCAAACATGTCGTTCCTCTCCTCCATAGGTATTGAGCTCAACATCCTAATCGATCAACGCGCCAACCTTCCACGTGTCAATGCAGAACTGCAAAAGATCAAAAAGACGGCATACAAGCTATCGAACACCATCATGGACAGTGTCGAAATCGTTCGTAGACAGACTGTCGGTCTTGACTGCCAGGATCTCATACAGACTTGTTTTGCCTTTGCTACCGAGTTCGGCCAGCGTTCCGTTCTCTACATGGACTACAACCGTCGCGCTATGAACAACATCAAGCTGACCAGATTGGCACTAGACTGGGTCAGTTTCATTTGCGACGACTGCATTGCCTCGGATCGAAAGACGTTCCGATGGGCTGTCGTAGCTTTGGAGTTTGCCATGATGATGACTCGCGGCCAGAATATCCTATCAATTAGTGAAGAGGAATACTCGCAGCTGCGCCTCAAGGTAGCTGGTTGTATGTCGGTCCTTATTTCCCACTTCGATATCATGGGTGCAAGGTCTACTATCGCCGCCCAAGCTGAGCGTCAGCGTCTAAATGCCATTGCTGGAAAGAGTCTGTTGGACCCTAAGAACGCCAAGGACGACGATGAGTCGATTGAGATGACTCAACAGCAATGGATGCAAAGACTTGAAGAGATTGACTCATTCCGCAAGGACAAGGAAGCTGAACGTCAGGCACTTGGCAGGGTACTGGAAGACTCTAATGAAGCTGATCGTGCTCTGACCTACCTTTCTTCCTCGGCGACAAATGTTACCCTCCGATGGCAGCAGGGTCAATTTGTCGGCGGTGGTACATTCGGATCAGTATACGCGGCTATGAACCTCGACTCTAACCACCTCATGGCTGTTAAAGAGATTCGTCTACAAGATCCGCAGCTCATTCCTACCATCGTTGCTCAGATCAGAGATGAGATGGGTGTGCTGCAGGTGCTTGACCATCCGAACATTGTGTCTTACTACGGTATCGAGCCACATCGTGACAAGGTATACATCTTTATGGAATACTGCTCCGGTGGATCACTTGCTGGCCTACTCGAGCATGGACGTATTGAAGACGAGACTGTCATTATGGTTTATGCACTACAAATGTTGGAGGGTCTTGCGTATCTACACGACGCTGGTGTCGTCCACCGTGACATCAAGCCCGAGA ACATTCTCCTCGATCACAACGGAGTGATCAAGTTTGTCGACTTTGGCGCCGCCAAACTCATCGCTCGTCAAGGTAGAACCCTCGCGGCTGAACACAATGCTACACGGCAGGGTCGACAGCGTTCCATGACCGGAACGCCGATGTACATGTCTCCCGAAGTGATTCGTGGAGGCAGCACCGGCCGTCACGGTGCCGTGGACATCTGGTCATTGGGTTGTGTCATCCTTGAGATGGCCACTGGGCGTCGTCCTTGGGCATCTATGGACAACGAGTGGGCCATTATGTACCACATCGCCCAAGGTGACCCGCCGCAACTACCCTCTAAAGAGCAGCTGAGCGACACCGGTATCGACTTTCTGAAGAAGTGCTTTGACCGTGATCCGAACAAACGCGCTAGTGCCGTTGAGCTACTGCAGCACGAATGGATCATGACGCTCCGTGCCCAACTATCGTTGGAGCCAGCAACGCCGACTGATAGTAACTCGAGCAGCGGAACGCCGCAGAGTAGTAGGCACAACTCTACCTACAACTAG
- a CDS encoding ProP, Permease major facilitator superfamily, translating into MDAQGHRHTDKPERDATLLRPDQAHIEEEQDKEIHGCSSHTKIGTMDSYSDTSDVERDAGISRFPTQQDHLGSDLQPNSTEIERIQTQKSQHSQTVGCSTLKSRASRKPLPAFGANKPYPPQLIDQEAYVVGFDGPDDPLHAQNWPFVDKLIIATMLGFTTFTASFGSAIFSTTIPHLQARFHVGSVVATLGTSLYVLGFATGPILWAPYSELKGRRSPLVFASFGFAIFNLAVAVAKDVQTVMICRFFGGFFGACPLTCVAAVFSDMFNNRSRGNAITIFAMAVFCGPLFAPFIGGFIVKSKLGWRWTEYITAILGFVCLGLNVIFLRETYAPQILVEKAATLRRATKNWAIHAKQDEIEIDFGELLEKNFSRPLRMLVTERIVLLITIYMSFIYGILYLFLTAYPLVFQRVHGMNPGVGGLPYFGLISGQLLAGLVIFLRQPAYERKLAANDNVNVPEWRLPDVIAGGICFAAGMFWFGWTGYKADIHWIVPTLSGLLLGFGLLAIFLPLFNYLIDSYLMFAASAIAANTFLRSLAGAAFPLFARQMFEGMGIEWASTLLGCLAVVMVPVPVWFYLQGEKIRRKSVYAQTR; encoded by the exons ATGGATGCCCAGGGCCACAGACACACTGACAAGCCGGAACGAGATGCTACTCTCTTGAGGCCGGATCAGGCACACATTGAAGAAGAACAGGACAAGGAGATCCACGGTTGCAGTTCACACACTAAGATTGGCACTATGGATTCATATTCAGATACCTCTGATGTTGAGCGCGATGCCGGCATATCGAGGTTCCCAACACAACAAGACCATTTAGGTAGCGATCTCCAGCCGAACTCTACAGAAATTGAGCGCATACAAACGCAGAAGAGCCAGCACTCCCAGACCGTAGGTTGTAGTACGTTAAAGAGCAGAGCCTCAAGGAAACCATTACCAGCCTTCGGTGCAAACAAACCCTATCCACCCCAACTTATCGACCAGGAGGCGTACGTCGTGGGATTCGATGGCCCTGATGATCCGCTGCACGCCCAAAATTGGCCTTTCGTGGACAAATTGATTATAGCTACCATGCTGGGCTTCACCACCTTTACAGCTTCGTTTGGCAGTGCAATTTTCAGTACGACGATACCCCATCTTCAAGCAAGGTTTCATGTGGGCTCTGTGGTGGCTACTCTGGGTACATCGTTGTACGTGCTTGGGTTTGCCACGGGTCCGATTCTATGGGCACCTTACTCTGAGCTCAAGGGTAGACGGTCTCCGCTTGTGTTTGCATCGTTTGGGTTTGCCATCTTCAACCTTGCGGTTGCCGTGGCCAAGGATGTGCAGACGGTGATGATTTGTCGGTTTTTTGGCGGCTTCTTTGGTGCTTGCCCACTCACT TGCGTTGCGGCTGTCTTCTCAGATATGTTCAATAACCGGTCACGCGGAAACGCCATTACTATCTTCGCCATGGCTGTATTTTGCGGTCCACTCTTCGCTCCTTTCATTGGCGGCTTTATTGTAAAGTCGAAGCTTGGCTGGCGATGGACTGAGTACATAAC CGCCATCCTGGGCTTCGTCTGCCTTGGTCTCAACGTCATCTTCCTCCGCGAAACTTACGCGCCCCAAATCCTCGTCGAAAAAGCCGCCACCCTCCGCCGTGCCACCAAAAACTGGGCAATCCATGCAAAACAAGACGAAATCGAAATCGACTTCGGCGAGCTTCTCGAGAAGAATTTCTCACGTCCCCTCCGCATGCTCGTCACCGAACGTATCGTCTTACTTATCACAATTTACATGTCCTTCATCTACGGAATCCTTTACCTCTTCCTCACCGCATACCCCCTAGTCTTCCAGCGCGTCCATGGCATGAATCCCGGCGTGGGTGGACTCCCATACTTTGGCCTAATCTCGGGTCAGCTACTCGCTGGATTGGTCATATTCCTCCGCCAACCTGCGTACGAGCGCAAACTGGCGGCGAACGACAATGTCAATGTTCCCGAGTGGCGACTCCCCGATGTCATTGCTGGCGGCATTTGTTTCGCGGCGGGCATGTTTTGGTTTGGGTGGACAGGGTACAAGGCTGATATTCATTGGATTGTACCTACTCTGAGTGGACTCTTACTGGGTTTTGGGTTGTTGGCGATCTTCTTGCCATTGTTCAATTATTTGATTGATAGTTATTTGATG TTTGCCGCATCGGCTATTGCTGCGAACACCTTCTTGCGCAGTCTGGCAGGCGCTGCCTTCCCGCTCTTTGCACGCCAGATGTTCGAGGGCATGGGTATCGAGTGGGCGTCTACACTGTTAGGGTGTTTGGCTGTTGTCATGGTTCCTGTGCCGGTTTGGTTTTACCTCCAGGGCGAGAAGATTAGGAGGAAGAGTGTGTATGCGCAAACGCGGTAG